The sequence TTAGATCTCTTGCAACTCTTCTTACAGTTGGTCTTGGAACTCCAAGTTCATCAACCACTTTGGTGTAGATATCCTGCTTGTCGGTTACCCCTTTGTCAAGATAAGAATTAATCGCTTCTTTAATTATCGTGCTTTGGTTTGTACGATTCAACGAATTCTACATTTTAATTGTTCTATATAAGACTATAACTTTTGTAATTTCAAAATTGTCATTTTTGATTAATTCAAATAGTATAGATAATACTAAAACAAAAAATTTCATAGTCCACAAAAATTAATTTTCTAACGAAAACCGTACAGAACGTTATGGATTTTTCAATAATGCTAAACTATCTGTAAGAATATTCCAAGTCATTTCCACAAAAGACTATTAAGATGTATTTACAGATTCATCCTAATGGCCACAGTGAATATTGAAACTAATTTAGGAAAGATTTCATTTAAACTATTACCTGAACTAGCTCCAGAAACTGTAAGAAATTTTGAAAAATTAGCTAAAGACGGATTTTATGATGGAACTCTTTTTCACAGAGTCATCCCAGGATTTATGATTCAAGGGGGCGATCCTAATACAAAAACAGATAACAAAGGTTCATGGGGAATGGGAGGACCAGGTTACAATATCAAGGCTGAATTTAGTTCAAGATCTCATTTACGAGGCATAGTTTCCATGGCTAGATCGCAAGATCCAAACAGTGCAGGTTCACAATTCTTCATCGTTACCTCTGATAGTGCATTTTTAGATAGAGAATATACTGTGTTTGGGGAAGTAACTGAAGGAATGGATGTTGCAGACAAAATTGTAAATCTTGATAGAGATGGAAATGATTGTCCACTAGAAAAAACATCAATGATTCATGTTACAGTGGAATAAATGAAAATAATTGGAATATTTATCATAATTTTACTAGTATTAATAATTCCTTCAGCAACTGCTCAAGAATTCAGTATAGGTGAAAAAGCAAATCAAAAATCAGTTCAAGTAGTAATCGATATTGAAGGAAATATTCATGTTAAACATGTTGTAGGTTCCTCTACCACTACAAAACAAGTAGAATTGATCAGTGGAGATATTGAAAATTTGGTTTTATTTGATAAGGAAGGGAATGAACAAATGTTAGTTGAAACAGCCAGTAATGATTCTGTACTAATTTTACCATCAAGCAGTGATTCAATTATAGAATATGATTTAAAAAATGTACTTTTACTTAAAGATAATTTATGGAGATGGGAATTTAGATATTTACAAACAACAGATTTTCTAATTCCTGAAGAATTAGATTTGATTTTTTTAAATGATAGACCAGTTTACTTGGATGAGAAAAAAGGATTTTCATGTCATGGTTGTCAAATAATTTTGGAATATGCAATTGATGAACCAAAAAATATCTTTGAAGTTAATTGGGAAGATAAAAAATTTCTAGTAGAAATTGGAACTTTTGCAAATATAGATAATTTTGAATTTGATCAACCTACAAAAAAAATTAGTTTTGATATTAATGATAGTAATCAATTTTTTACCATAGTAATCCCATTGGAATTATTGTGGGGGCCATATGTAATAATCCACGATGATAAGAATATTCAATTTCAAGATCATAGAAATAATGGAACACATGTTTGGATTAACATGAGGCCTGATACAGTAGGTGAAACTCTCATCACAGGAACTACAGTTATACCTGAATTTCCAATAATTACACCATTAGCAATTGGATTTTTATTAATTATGATTATGCCTTTTGTAAGAAAAATTAATCTCCCTTAGATCCACAAGAACAAAAACCATATTCGTCAATTCGAACATTACAAACTGCACATTTTTCTCCATATTCTACTTCCCATGGTTCCTTTCCAAAAAGCTTGAAATGATCATCAATTTCTATTGGTATCTCCCTTTTCTTTTCCAATGATTTGTATAGTCATTCCAACTATACATACATTATCTGAGAATAATCATGAAAATTGAATGTGGATGTCATTGTATAAAGTGCAAAAGTACAGATTTAGAATCAAATAGAATTGGAGAAGTTGAAAAAGATGGATATTTTGACATGCATCACACATGCAAACAATGCAATACACATTTTGATCATTTAGATGGAGAAATTTTTTCAAACTGTGAAAAATGTAAATATTTTTCTAGTTAGCTACTAAAGATTCGTGAACAAAATAATGAGTACGATTTTCTTCAGAATTTTTCATTATTTCTTTGTTAGAAGCCATTTTAGCTAAAGATTTTGAAACATCTAATGGACTAGCTGCCCATCCATATTCTCTAAGTTGTTGAACAGTTTCAGTAACTGTTCTAGGAGAATCAAAAAATTTACTTGTTTCTAAAATTCTTAGCTTTGATTTAATCTCATGAGATGTGATATATTTTGGTTCATTAAATTCAGGTTCATATGCTTCAGCATCATCTAAATATTCCAATCCAAACTGTGCTGGATGTTCTGCCGGAATTGATGATTGGGCAGTATCTGTTTCATAAACAATTTTAGCTTGATTTTCAGGTAAATGCTGAGAAATATCATCAATGATTTCTCCTAATGTTTGATTATCAACATAGAAATCTCTAGAGTCAACCTCAATTTCATTTTCACCTAGTTTGAGTTTAATTCTAGCCATACGATGATATCACCTATTTTTGATTTATTCTGGTAGCTCTAAGGAGCTTTAAGATTAGATCAAAACTTTTACACAATTTATTGTGATTTTTTCCCTCTCAGGTTAAATGCAAATTTTCAAAAACTAGTCATG comes from Nitrosopumilus oxyclinae and encodes:
- a CDS encoding peptidylprolyl isomerase; amino-acid sequence: MATVNIETNLGKISFKLLPELAPETVRNFEKLAKDGFYDGTLFHRVIPGFMIQGGDPNTKTDNKGSWGMGGPGYNIKAEFSSRSHLRGIVSMARSQDPNSAGSQFFIVTSDSAFLDREYTVFGEVTEGMDVADKIVNLDRDGNDCPLEKTSMIHVTVE